A segment of the Panicum hallii strain FIL2 chromosome 1, PHallii_v3.1, whole genome shotgun sequence genome:
AGCGTGTAGATCCAATCGAGgtagaagaaaagaagaagaagaaagaaattCGATCTCGAATCGAAGAAGCAAAATCCGAAACCCTAACTCTAGCAAGAAAAGAGGCCACGGGACTTACttggctcccgccgccgccaccgccggcagTTGCCGCACGGGCAATCACGCCCGAGTCGCTGGCTTCGCCGGCGGACCAccgccatggcacaggcagaacCCGAGCCGCGAGTTCGCTGGTGCGCCGCCGCTTCACGCGCAGGCCTAGGGCACCACCGCTAggccgctcgacggcggcgcgctcacgcacgggcgagcgcgcgcgccggAGAGGGGGCTAGCGGCGGCGCCGTCACCTCCTCGGGCCGCCATGCTTGGCCGCAGCTAAGCAGAGAGAAAACGGGGGAGGGAAAGAAATGGGATTAGGGTTTTTCAGTGTGCGGCCGTGGGATTTTTGACCCGACCGAGATCAACAGAGGGCCATCGGATTTGATCCGACGGCCAGGAGCTGCCCAGGCGCCTCCGGACCGGACCCgacccggggggggggggtagggCGACGCGCCGCAAGGGGCCGCTTCGCCGGGCCACGCCCAGGTTGCAGCCTAGGATGTGGGTGGCCGCGCGCGTGGGCCGTGCCAAGCCGTTgctgctgggctgggccacACACGCGGGCAAACTGAGCCAGGCCGCGCGCGTGGGACGACCGGCAGTTGGGCCGCTCGCGTGGTGGGCTGGGCCGCGCAGGCAAGCGGGCTGAGCCGAGCCGCGCAAAGATGGGCTGCTGGCTGGATTTGCCGGTTGGGCCGCATGAACAATGACCTTTTTTCAATTAAGTCAATTAAGTTCATTAATTTCAGAAGCTCTTTTGATGAATTTTTAGGGCGTGTTTGGTTGGGTTGTGGCTTTTCGAAAATCTGCCGTGAGCTGTGcaaaagctgctgtgaaaaaaCTGCTGTGGGAAAAGCAGAAGACCGTTTGGTTAgagcagctgtgagctgtgggaaACTGTGTGTTGTGGATGAAATACCTGTAATACCCCCGAAGGTTTGTGGAATTATCTATATACCAAAATACTCGTAGAAACCTAATATGTTCACTATTTTGCATGTAAATGTATCTTTTGGAAAGAAAAGCATTAAATTTTCCAAGTTTTTCATCCATATAGTCCACATAAATAGAACTGTAGTAATTACACAAGGTAAATGGTTCATAAAATTATGATATGTGTCAACATAACTATCCTTCTCTCGCACTAACCAAATCATCAGTGATCTTGTCACGAATGGTATTCATGGTATCCTCATTCTCTacaatgtcggaggaattctccagccgggtggcggaaagcacccgcctaatcctagttaaggatgggtttggaggagacttaggagcgctcgatcggtggacaaaTGAACACAGgtaggacacgaagatttagagtggttcgggccgccggagcgtaataccctacgtccactttggtgttgtattggctgtgtTTCTGATTGTTGAACCTTGGATGTTCGatgtgttctaacgagtgcactctcccttttatagtccaaggggagtgcttacactgagcgggtccccgacatgtgggtccggcttacaggagcctgttctacgagAGTCATAGAGATCTTcaactccagctcctctccgtagtcctctctatcgagaagttgatgtgcgtatctacagccaggatatggccgtgtacagccttgtcttgtacagtgtccggcgtcagcgttacccaacagtgaagccgtgctgttactgttgggatgggaccttcggTCAGAGGGCGAGACGGGGCTGTCCTGTGgcgcgcgcactgttacagcgcacgccttggcccacctattacaggccatcatcacgcgcgcagcgccgtgacgggactgcacacagtccgcgtactgtgcgcggtgatacgacgcgccgccttcagaacgggcgggcttaccgcggtgtcagcttacctgccccgtgtgtcagtggcaggccgcaccttttgactttggcgcgcccgactcagctaccgcattgaatgcgggtaggtgaggaggcgacccgtaaggggcctcaggccgcaggcacgcggcggggccagccccgctcctcccgctgggcaacacGTGGTGGCGCCGGACCCCTAATCAGGGAAAGGGGGGCCCGGGGCCGCCGAGACCGGTTGGAACGGGCTGgtctgtgatggtccggccatcacacgtggcggccccggacctcccaggggaggccgggtccgcaggggctacccgTGAGCTCTCCCCCtcacctgggtgtgcagaggccccgggcctcatggagctcgggggagggtccggaggccgcggccccagctgtcaggcccggaggccgtatgccacgtggcccagaggcgagggggagtatggattatgggaatccgaaggcctggacaccctagcgggaggtacccctatctgtatgtaccgacatcTTCACTCCCATCTTCTTGTGTTTGTGTCGTGGCACTTATAGATGGTACCAAGTACTGCTCATCAGCATCACATCTCTCAAATTCCTTATCACGCAAATTGCTATCACGGATAAAATTATGCAAAGCAAAACAATCTATGATTATATGCTTCTGAGTACGAGGTGAGAAACTTGGCATGCTCGTCAAAAAACACCACTTCTGCTTCAAGACTACAAAAGACCTTTCAATCACATTTTGAAGGGACGAATGCAAGAAATTGAACACCTCATACTTTCCTTGAGGAGGGTCTGTACGATGCCGAAATCGGGTATGTGATATGTGCTTTCTTTGTAAGGTGCAAGATACCCTATTCGGTTTGGATAACCCGAATCCACGAGATAATATTTTCGTATAAAAGTAAACAAGTGAGGTAAAATAAATAATACAAGTACAACTAACGTAAAATGAAGGAAATGATGTACCATGCATACCTTTAGGAGGCACAAAAAATGAAGGAAAATTTGCCAATGCATGATTGAGTATACACGTGTCACGTGCAGCACCTGGCCAACTAGCAACAACAAAGGTAAACCTCATGTCAAAGCGACTAATTGCTAGCACATTCTGAGATGTATATCCGTGACGACATGTGTGGTTAACCACTTCGTCCACTGGCACTACCACTTTCACATGTGAACCATCTACTGCTCCAATTGCACCTTTGAAGTATGGCCAAAAACGGTTCTCTCTCACCCTTGCATGGTCTGTAGAAAAAGTAGGATCTCTCGGAATAATATTATCTTTACCTAACTTGCGCATACACTTACCTCATGAAACTTCATGTGAACTGTCCAAAGCGACCGAGTGAAACTATTTTCAACTTGTGAAAATGATTGCGGTCCTCCGACAATCCACAACCACAAGAACATCGCCAATGACTCAATGGATGAAATATTGTTGGTAGAGGTCAATCCGTTGGTAGAGATTAGCAAGTCATGAAGTGCCATAAAAATCTCGACGCTCATTCGAAATATCTTATAAAAATACCTTGGATGACCCATGCACCTCATCACCCATTGAATTCTAGTTTCTGTCATTTCCCTGTAATCACCTTTGTGCAAATACCGTTCACTGTACAACTCCCCCATTTCTCCCATAATAGCAGCATGTTGGGCTAGTTCAGCTAGCATCAACAATCCCTTTTGCCCTTCTTTGGCGACATCTGCTAATTTTGCATCCATCTATGGAAGAACAACAATATTTTTTGTTCAACACAACATAATAATAAAAACTAGTATTTTACATGCCAAATGGTTCAGAACATGAAAATATTAAAGTATTAAAATATAAAAACAAGAAATCACTAGCGTCTATCATGCTCCCTCTTAATCAAATCGAGCCTTCCCTAAAATCTGGCTTCACAATAAGTGAGGTGGCTGTATACATTAGAGCAGTTTCTTCTGCCACCCCACATTCTTTCACCATCTTCATAGTCATTGCTATGGTAGAAACATGGTTGATTGGAGGAGCGGATGATGCTTCGACACTTGTGGAGATCTTCTCTGCAGCAGTTTCTATCTTCTGACAAGTGCTCTTATACAAACGAAAGAAATGGCTCTTCTCATCCTTCTCCTCAGCACCAGTTGCTACCCCCTTGCGTTTCCTTTTTCTTGTGTTTCTTGTCTTCTCAACATTCTCTACAAGTTTTGATACcatatcctcatcctcatcacaTGCATCATGCATCAGACGATATATCTCTAGGACATGATGCGGAATACCCACTAACATGTGCCTTGCCAAACACATAATGCATATCATCAAGAAACTTTAGGTTGTGTTTCCGGAACTTCAAATGAGGGCATTTGATTGCTTTCTCTTTATTGTTGCACCTCTAAAATTAAATAAATAATAAAATCAGTAAGGCACAGTATATAACAAATACTAGTGGAAAAATACTGAAGTCAGATTATTCCACTTACATCAAGGTGTTCATCCCACCATTCATCCGAGCAGTCCACAGTTTGTCTAGCCTCATCCCATCCAAGTCCAGTTGTAAGATTCTTGAACTCCATAAAAAATGTATAATCCTTTTTCAAAGCATCTATCTTGTTCTTTAATTATTTTTTGGTACGATTGTCACCAGATTTTTCTGCAAACTTAAATACAAGATTTTTCCAATCGGTAGTAGTGAAAATTCCCAACGGCCTATTCCCAGCTTCTATCTATTCTTTGCATGCATCATACAAATGCCTCAAAAAAACATCACCCCAATCTGCCTTGTCACCCATTCTTGAGCCAAACAAAAATTTTCCAATCAATTTGCATGCGGCATGATTAAGTTGGAATTTATACGGATAAAATATACTTGCTCAAATGCTTGTTCAAATATCATACAGTGAAACCTAAATTTAAAAGTTCTAGATTTCTAACACTCAACTCATGTAATATTGTAACTTTCTAACACTCAACTTTCTAAACATACCAGGAAGTTAATTTGATAATAGggcagtttagatagagatctGGCCGTTTCTGGCTCCCATGCATAGGCATGGCATTTTGATTTGAACGGTTGGTGGGCTTCCATTTGAAGCATGCTGCCGGTGCTCAAATGTCACCACTCAATTGTTTCTTCTAGTGGCTAGATTCTCAGATTTCTAGACATTTCTTTTACCACTTGTGGACAGTGCTTAAATCCTAGGATAATCTGTTAGCATAGCTGATGAAAACAAACTGCAGTGCATTTCAGGTGCTGGAGATACGATAGAACTTGAGTCACTGAAATCTTGTAACTTACAGCgacgggcggggcggggcggcgccggggcgggCCAGGGTGGGGTGGCGACGGGCAGGGCGGCGCCGAGGCGGGGCGGTGCGGGGGCGGGCTGGGGCGGGGCGGCGACGGGAGGGGTCGTCGctggggcgggcggcgccggggctggTCGGGGCGGGGCGGTGACGGGCGTCGGGGCGGTGTGACGTTGGGCGGCACGGCGTCgaggcgggcggggcggcggcgagcagggcGGTGCGACGCGGCGCCGGGGCGGGCGCTTGCGGCGGGGTGGGGGGTGTCGGGGCGGCGGGCAGGGTGGGGCgggaggtggggcggcgggcgggataGGGACGGTAGGCGGGGGTGGGATAGGGCGTGATGGGGACGGAAGGTGGGATAGAACGAACCGTTTTTTTTCATAATCAGTGGCAGGTGGGTAAATTTTTACCCCAAAAGCCACTGAAAGTACGGGGGAGATGCTTTTAATTTTGCACTACGGTGAAAGCTGTTTTTGGGCAAAAGCACCTAGGGCGTTTAAGCACATTGGTTGGCTTTTGGCTTTTGGCTTTTGCAAAAGCAAAGGCAAGTTGAAAagccaaccaaacacacccttagtATAGTTTTCATCTCTAATTTATTTGCACCAACGTGATATTCTTTAGATAGTAGATCAGTATATAAAGATGCTTCTGAAAATGTATTTTATTACATTTCCGCTGCTTTTATTTTTCTGTTCATCTTCTAATTAAATTAGAACCAACGGAAAAATTTAATCGGAAGAGTAGTTAATTTTTCAAGTTAATTAtgatattgttattttctgaccaaagTTGATGATAATAATATTATAATTTTATTCATGAGTTTTTTCCATGCATTATTTCTATTTCTTCCCAACGGTGATGTAGAATTAATGTAGCAGTAAACATTGTATGTTTTAATTTTGACCAACGTTAAATTAAAGCGTGCAAGTGTTATTATTAAATATCTTTCAATTCCTTTTGAATTTATTGTTTTGAGGCTACAACCCAATGTCATTTATCTCGTCCATCGAGCCCCTTAATGGAGGGAACTATGACTCATGGAGAGAGAAGCTTGAGATGACACTTGCGCTGTCCGAGATTGATCTAGCACTGACCTCACCTTGTCCCACTAGACCTGAGGACTTGGTGAGGGGAGAAAATAAGATCGAGGCAGCATGGACCGCTCGACAGCGAGAACATGCACCGTTTGTAATGAAATACGACCTTGATAAGGCAAAGTGGGATCAGTCGAACCGCAAGTGCCTGATGGTGATTAAGAGCTCCATTGTGGAGGCAATAAGGGGAGCAATCCCAGAAAGTACTACTGCCATTGAGTATCTCAGGAAGGTGGAGAGTCAGTTTGCTGGCTCTTCAAAGGCTTATGCAAGCACTCTGATTAAGATGTTAGTCACTGAGAAATACAATGGTGGAGGGATAAGAGAGTACATACTTCGGATGAGCAACATGGCATCCAAGCTTAAGCCTATGAACATGGAGCTTCCAATTGAGTTTCTAGTTCACTTGATTTTTGCTTCATTGCCTAGAGAATATGATTATTTTGAAGTTAACTACAACTTACACCTAGAGAAATGGGATATTGAGAAGCTCATTGCCATGTGTGTGTAAGAAGAAGAACGGCTTAAGGGCTCACATGGTGATTCAGTGAACTATGTGAAGCGAGACAAGAAGAGGAGCTACCATGAAAAGAATGCTAAACCACCAGGGAAACCTTAGTGGGAAAGAGGCTCTTCTTCCAAGTCATATGGAAAGGCCCCATGAAATGTTCACCATCCAAGATGGGGCACTCAAGAACTAGTGGGAAGAGACCAATGCAGATGGTGCAGGAAGAAAGGACATTACCAGCGGGACTGTCCAGAATTCCTAAAGCATCTAAACAGAAAGGGTGAGGACATTATTACATTCGTAGATGAGTCCTTGTATTTAAGTTATgcaaaatctacttggtggattgattcaggtgcaactgttcatATTGCTAATTCATTATAGGGATTCCATACGAGGAGGATCCTACAAAAAGGAGAAATAAGGCTTAGAGACGCCAATGGCGTCGAGGCTGAAGTTGAAGCGATAGGAGAACTCCCATTAATAGCTTCATTCTTCATTTGCACAATATGCTCTATGTACCCTCTTTGAGTAGAAACTTGATTATGATGGATTTGATTGCTattttggcaaagaacaatgttTGATTAAGTTTAATGAAaagtgtgttggtcttgcctTCCAACAAGACAAGCTATATATGTTATCAATGCATGAGAATGTGAATGTTGTATGCAATGAAGAAAAGAATGAGTCCTCCTCGACTACGAATGTACAAACCAAGCGCAAACGATGCGATAACGAAACAtcagcgaaattatggcactgccGTTTAGGctatatttcgagggggagaattgaaCGATTAATCAAAGAGGAAATTCTGCATCCTCTAGATTTTTCAGACACCGAATATTGCATCGATTGCATTAAAGGAAAGTATATTAAACAAATTAAGAAAGGAGCCAAACGAAGTGCAGGGGTTTTGGAAATAATACACAGAGACATTTGTGGCCCATTTCCTATAAAGACTGTGGACGGTTATGATTTATTCATAACATTTACAGATGATTATTCGCGTTATggctatatttatccaattaaagaatgATCGGAAGCGTTGGATAAGTTTAAGATATTcaaagctgaagtagaaaatcagcacAGTTTGAAGATTAAGATAGTAAAATCCTACCGTGGTGGGGAGTACTATGGTCGACATACCCCATATGGTCAAGTTCCTAGACCTTTTGCAAGTTTCTTACCGGAAAATGGCATAGTCGCTCAGTACTCTACACCGGGCGAGCCTCAACAAAACGGAGTAGCTGAAAGACGCAACCGTACCTTAATGGATGTGGTGAGAAGTATGATAAGCTACTCCACTTTACCGGTAAGTTTGTGGGTGGAGGCACTAAAAACCGCCGCTCACATTCTTAATCGAGTACCAAGCAAGTCAGTGCCAAAAACACCGTATGAGTTATGGACGGGAAGAAAACCCACATTAAAttatttacatgtgtggggcTATCCGGCTGAGTCAAAAGTATTTAACCCAAACATTGGGAAGCTAGATTCAAAGACAGTCAGctgccattttattggctatccagacAAGTCAAAAGGTTATCGCTTCTATTGTCCTGACAGACATACGAAGTTCGTAGAAATGAGACATGTTGTTTTCTTGGAGGACGAGATGGTCAGGGGGAGCATGGTAGCATGAGAAATTagtcttgaggagaagcgggtgcaTGCACCCACTCCGATGATTCAGAAACCATTCTTCTCGACACCTGCTGTTACTGCGCCGACAGTACATGACACTGCAGTGACAACACCTGTTATTAGTTCTCATGTGGCAACTATAAATGAAAATGAGGAACCTGTCGTTCAGGATCCTATAAAACCTGTTGTCGCACAAGAGGAAGAGCTACAACAGCCTTAGGTAGAAGAAGTGCCGATTAGTGAAGGCCCCATAAGGTCTCAAAGAATTAGAAAACTAGCTATCTCTAAAGACTACGAAGTCTATGTTAgtgaagaaattcaaatggaaggtGATCCCACCActtttgaagaagccatgagaagtgcTCACTCGTTGAAGTGGCTTGAAGCCATGCAAGATGAGATGAAATTAATGAGTACCAATAAAGTTTGGGATTtagaagaaattcctaaaggagccaaaataGTAGGgtgtaaatgggtctacaaaacaAAATGTGACTCCAGAGGGAATgtagaaagatataaagcgTGACTCGTGGCGAAGGGCGtcacacaaagagaaggaataGATTATAATAATATATTTTCTCCAGTCTCATGCAAGAATTCTTTTAGAATCATAATGGCGTTGGTGGCACACTATGATTTagagttacatcagatggatatGAAGACGGCATTCCCTAATGGGTATTTGTACGAAAATTTCTACATGGCACGGCCTAAAGGTTTCGTCGTGGAAGGAAAAGAGCGCGTGGGGTGCCGCgtaaagaaatccatttatggattGAAACAAGCCCCTAGATAGTAGTATTTGAAGTTTGACGAAACAATAAGGAAGTTTGGGTTTAAAGAGAATGAGGAGGACAATTAcgtttatgcaaagtttaagaATGAGAAATTTATTTTCCTAATCCTATATATGGATGATATCTTACTCGCTAGTAGTGATGTCAGTCTGCTATTGGAGACGAAGAAGTTTTTATCCTCGAATTCCGATATGAAAGATCTCGGTGAAGCTTCATTTGTAGGAATTGAAATTCTTCGAGATAGAAGAAAGGGGGTATTAGGATTATCGCAGAAGGTATACTTAAGAAAAGATTCTAAAGAAATATCGTATGCATGCGAGTAAGCCAACACGtgctcctatagtcaagggcgatagtTTTAGGAAATTCCAATGTTCCAGGAACCAGTATGAGATCGATCAAATGAAAGAGGttccatatgcttcagctgtcggaagcttacggtatgctcaagtatgtacaCGCCCTGACTTAGTATTTGTTACCGGGATACTTGGCAGATATCATGATAATCCAGGAATAGAACACCGGAGAATGGTAAACAAAGCTTTACGCTACGTATAAGGCACAAAATGCCTCATGCTAACGTATAGAAGATCTGATTCCCTGGAAATAGAAGAATACTCGGATTCAGATTTTGCGGGAGACGTAGAtgatagaaaatccacgtcaggttATGTATTTACTCTCACAAAAGGAGCAATATTGTGGAAAAGCTCTAAGCAAACTGTCACTGCATCATCGACgatgtatgccgagtttgtaGCTTGTTATGAGGCCACGGAGCAGGTAAAATGGTTAAAGGAATTTGTACCCGGGTTAAAAGTGGTAGACAGCATTCAAAGACCACTTAAGTTGTGCTGCGATAATGAACCAGCAATGTTTtatgctcacaacaacaagtcaagtggtgctgccaaacacattgacataaagttttatgttgtgaaagaGAGAATCCAGGATCATACTATTAGTCTTGAGCATGTAAGAACAAAGTaaatgcttgcggatccgctcacaaaaAGCTTACCACCCAATGTGTCGAACACTTAGCCAGCATGGGTTTACAAGAAAGCCTATGATCCCTGGATAGCAAGGACCTAATTGAGAAGCTATTTCAAAACAAAAAGATGTATTGTGGTTGTTAATCTAATGGTATTAACTGTTATGACGAGGCATGCTCTATACACTTATCTATAATGAAATGGGTTGAATTAAGATGTAAGAAGTAAGTAAGTAAGATGAGGACAAGGGGGAGAATGTTAGGATTGATCTCGTCCGACTCGGTCCGTCGGAGTCCTTGATCgtgccctgatcgggggcgcccaACCGAGATGTGGTTGGTGGGCCCCCATC
Coding sequences within it:
- the LOC112898302 gene encoding uncharacterized protein LOC112898302; this encodes MSFISSIEPLNGGNYDSWREKLEMTLALSEIDLALTSPCPTRPEDLVRGENKIEAAWTARQREHAPFVMKYDLDKAKWDQSNRKCLMVIKSSIVEAIRGAIPESTTAIEYLRKVESQFAGSSKAYASTLIKMLVTEKYNGGGIREYILRMSNMASKLKPMNMELPIEFLVHLIFASLPREYDYFEVNYNLHLEKWDIEKLIAMCV